In the Malaya genurostris strain Urasoe2022 chromosome 1, Malgen_1.1, whole genome shotgun sequence genome, one interval contains:
- the LOC131427068 gene encoding cadherin-23-like, with the protein MVRHREGTMIILLFVQLALISQIRSSPAGDWEEPWFDSNDPEKIIIDDYKEQTGEIKIQMWEEIETPYEMVKLNFLGNSIHLENPPTHLGAQIEKKDDNKWYIIINNRQDYEQNHNSAFLTLIMNEDKTKPLYVWIDLINILDNAPVMSIEGPCEVDELKADFLSDCHYTVRHEDGFWKDNIEGQYTNRLDFELPEKEAEFFGMTESEQLDDYSKRFTLGVKKALDYTQRAVFSFPTTVYDFNRTHATTTNLVVQVVNVESRAPIFTRPFTTQRILEKEEFRTTVTAIDGDTGLNRPICYELQTDDAKYDKYFDIHTETGLLTVAAINRDAEKNELYLFTITAFKCHNKTFQTSNEAAIILDDVNDNVPLFYVSPTSMTFWEHTLMELPFERFNIEDIDLGIHATYNVALHEKLSDQDQQSTESFSIVPNSGYQLANFTITIVNTDDLDYELPERQRFQLIVTATEVADETHTTQQIVDIALRNWNDEIPVFDQETYEVTINETDGKGHHLVTVHITDRDVDDSVNLTIVGRMQNDLTVTELSAASEEAPTLPTFSFEIRIGRDEVFDYDIAPEVLVQLQAKDTLQTDKNEPLHQVFAQLVITVLDVNNKPPSISVPRGRIHIEENSAPNTPAIIGDGIAEIIGTDPDSTADLEFSIDWQSSYAVKGGSQVSSDVFEACLIIDVDARDSRRVIGMIRVNPALDQAEINNRLDYEKYETLFLTIKLVDLEQVVPPGETEAIVVLQIDDVNDNAPEFVGNTLSIERSVLEEAESGTFVGNIIAIDIDGPLHNKITYSLASQKPEHNGLFSIDSFGSLQVDASKQINCDVPITYFIPLEITLSDGTFETKGEIRIDITDTNNRVPYFKDFPDQIEVFEKSPSGTEINRLGVIDLDRDEPYHTVSFEFDYSTDLQSYFAISLLQEETGSDERPLQVGLVTVKENNRELDRDGGPDRFTIRLKVQDNPFSSGRKNANETQFTLILLDINDQKPVMPLLEELKLSEDAAMGIPVVERFEATDRDDRNTPNAKIQYSLKRIWPEICKENLRKLIVL; encoded by the exons ATGGTCAGACATCGGGAAGGAACAATG ATCATCCTACTATTCGTCCAGCTCGCGTTGATTAGCCAGATTCGCAGCTCGCCAGCTGGCGATTGGGAGGAACCATGGTTTGATTCGAACGATCCGGAAAAAATTATCATCGATGACTACAAGGAGCAGACGGGTGAAATAAAGATACAGATGTGGGAGGAAATAGAAACTCCGTATGAGATGGTTAAGCTCAACTTCCTGGGTAACTCGATCCATCTGGAAAATCCGCCTACTCATTTAGGGGCCCAAATTGAGAAAAAGGATGACAATAAGTGGTATATTATCATCAACAATCGACAGGATTATGAGCAAAATCATAACTCAGCCTTTTTGACACTGATAATGAATGAAGATAAAACTAAACCGTTATACGTTTGGATTGACTTGATCAATATTCTGGATAATGCTCCTGTCATGTCCATCGAAGGTCCCTGCGAGGTGGACGAACTGAAAGCTGACTTTCTTTCCGACTGCCACTATACAGTGAGACACGAAGACGGTTTTTGGAAGGACAATATTGAAGGTCAATATACGAACCGGCTGGACTTTGAACTTCCGGAAAAAGAAGCTGAATTTTTTGGTATGACAGAATCAGAACAACTAGATGACTACAGCAAGCGCTTCACTCTAGG AGTAAAGAAAGCGTTGGACTACACACAACGGGCCGTGTTCAGTTTTCCCACTACAGTCTACGATTTCAACCGAACTCATGCCACAACAACGAACCTCGTCGTGCAGGTTGTAAACGTTGAAAGCCGAGCACCGATCTTCACCCGTCCGTTCACGACACAGCGAATACTGGAGAAAGAGGAATTCCGGACAACGGTCACAGCCATCGACGGAGACACGGGACTCAATCGGCCGATTTGCTACGAACTTCAAACGGATGACGCAAAat ATGATAAATATTTTGATATCCACACGGAAACTGGACTTCTGACAGTAGCTGCGATCAACCGGGATGCGGAGAAGAACGAACTTTACCTGTTTACG ATCACCGCTTTCAAGTGTCACAATAAAACCTTCCAGACGTCCAACGAGGCAGCTATCATTCTGGACGATGTAAATGATAACGTACCGTTGTTCTATGTTAGCCCAACATCGATGACATTTTGGGAGCATACACTGATGGAACTTCCGTTCGAACGGTTCAACATCGAAGACATTGATTTG GGAATTCACGCAACCTACAACGTGGCGTTGCACGAAAAACTCTCCGATCAAGATCAGCAGAGTACAGAATCATTCAGTATCGTTCCGAACAGTGGCTATCAGCTGGCCAACTTCACGATCACCATCGTCAACACCGACGATCTGGATTACGAACTGCCGGAACGGCAACGTTTTCAGTTGATTGTAACTGCGACGGAGGTGGCAGACGAGACCCATACAACCCAGCAGATTGTAGATATTGCTCTTAGAAACTGGAACGACGAGATTCCCGTGTTCGATCAAGAGACGTACGAAGTTACGATCAACGAAACCGACGGAAAGGGTCATCATCTGGTTACTGTACACATCACCGATCGGGACGTTGATGACAGCGTGAACCTCACCATAGTTGGGCGAATGCAGAATGATCTAACCGTCACAGAACTATCGGCCGCTAGTGAAGAAGCGCCCACGTTGCCCACGTTTAGCTTCGAGATCCGAATCGGTCGTGATGAGGTTTTCGACTATGACATCGCCCCCGAAGTGTTGGTTCAACTGCAAGCAAAAGATACGCTACAGACGGATAAAAATGAACCTCTCCATCAAGTATTCGCCCAGCTGGTGATCACCGTTCTGGATGTCAATAACAAACCACCGTCGATTAGTGTA ccCCGTGGAAGAATACACATCGAGGAGAATTCTGCTCCGAATACGCCGGCCATTATAGGCGACGGGATTGCGGAAATTATCGGAACTGATCCGGACTCGACGGCGGATCTTGAGTTCAGTATCGATTGGCAGAGCAGTTACGCGGTGAAAGGTGGTTCGCAGGTTTCGTCGGATGTGTTCGAGGC GTGTTTGATAATTGACGTAGACGCGAGAGATTCGAGACGTGTAATCGGAATGATTCGAGTAAATCCAGCCCTGGATCAGGCCGAGATAAATAATAGGTTAGACTACGAGAAATACGAAACCTTGTTCCTTACGATAAAGTTGGTGGACTTGGAACAAGTTGTTCCACCGGGCGAAACCGAAGCGATCGTTGTTCTCCAGATAGATGATGTCAACGATAACGCACCGGAGTTTGTTGGCAACACACTGTCGATCGAGCGTTCCGTCTTGGAAGAAGCCGAATCGGGAACGTTTGTGGGTAACATAATTGCCATAGATATTGATGGCCCTTTGCATAACAAAATCACCTACTCGCTAGC TTCGCAGAAGCCAGAACACAACGGTTTGTTTTCGATAGATTCATTCGGGTCACTTCAGGTAGACGCATCCAAGCAGATCAACTGTGACGTCCCAATCACGTACTTTATTCCACTGGAGATAACCCTTAGTGATGGAACATTCGAAACGAAGGGAGAGATCAGAATCGACATCACCGACACAAACAATCGAGTTCCTTATTTCAAGGATTTTCCCGATCAGATTGAAGTGTTCGAAAAATCCCCATCCGGAACGGAAATCAATCGTCTCGGTGTGATTGATCTGGACCGGGATGAACCGTACCATACCGTATCGTTCGAGTTTGACTACAGCACCGATTTGCAGAGTTACTTCGCCATAAGTCTCCTCCAGGAGGAAACGGGTTCGGACGAACGCCCACTACAAGTGGGACTGGTTACGGTGAAGGAAAACAATCGTGAGCTGGATCGGGATGGAGGTCCCGATAGGTTCACCATTAGATTGAAAGTTCAGGACAATCCATTCAGCTCGGGTCGGAAGAATGCGAACGAAACGCAGTTCACGTTGATCCTGCTAGACATAAATGACCAGAAGCCGGTGATGCCTCTTTTGGAGGAACTGAAACTAAGCGAAGATGCCGCAATGGGAATACCGGTAGTGGAACGGTTTGAGGCAACGGATCGGGATGATCGAAATACACCGAATGCCAAGATTCAGTACAGTCTGAAACGGATCTGGCCGG